A window from Neobacillus sp. PS3-40 encodes these proteins:
- a CDS encoding FtsX-like permease family protein, which yields MIHSIKGLSLRFFQTNKFIVLSSIVTVMLSISLIIIMSLFIVNAKQSLKSEIHKLYGIMDIAVGYNLDDNKQIDTAFIGNISKLKNVQAYSSVLVTRLNVNKIRSEVYTLGIENDSLGKSRYQVSKNIAENEVSINKRLAQELKAKTGDQVSIENRTLRVREVIDDIEGAGIVTDKLILSRKIVKQIILEKTGVNNEATYIQIKAKVDANKIFLANQIKELDPSLRIDVVEEDPIIKKNLEYLNGFIIVLSILVLIVTSLVVITNFEVVLYKYKNQFAIMRSIGASRNQIFKLVWMQTGLINATGALLGFILALGCYQLLHEGLEQLFSFQSESIQLHYSIAILIMIVSLALIQAFMLVPAYKSTKILPIKILQSNEENDFSGKKFRKILGTSILIACLSLIVFGIANRVPLYILVAALLLVLGVFQLLPLLLPTILARISPLIGIVFGKQAYIAIRNMIPQVRRNTFVILTISTMMIIAVFGSAFFNTIKTNEENYLKEQYPTNIVLKSRLGSQSNLPLTELQNEIKEVNGVTSSYATTGVATAGVEVNGKFKDFEYQLVDMKEMSRAGFLPELSNVTGKEMIVTQEFAEKYHIEKGETLNLGLYSDEAQKMIPNGTYTVSGIVKDFPATFTDVIFDRSNKAFTTKFIHFDSFYISSKNEKSTLKEIATLKRQYPEIQVNSYKTSLKESKLMLYQRWHIFIAVINILLVSVCIAVINTLINNVYSKRKELAILRTLSLNRNGITKVIMTQIFVYILLGLGLGMILGMLMTYILSLIDGTSIHFDYLYSAIIICVFIAVMSLIFIPFARSIGKTKLFLELAHDNK from the coding sequence ATGATTCATTCAATTAAAGGATTGTCCCTTAGATTCTTTCAAACTAATAAGTTTATTGTCCTTTCATCCATCGTAACTGTAATGCTATCTATTTCTTTGATTATCATTATGTCTTTATTTATTGTTAATGCTAAGCAGTCACTTAAATCAGAAATACATAAATTATATGGGATTATGGATATTGCCGTTGGATATAACCTTGATGATAATAAGCAAATAGATACGGCCTTTATCGGAAATATTTCTAAACTAAAGAACGTACAAGCCTATTCGTCTGTATTGGTTACTAGACTGAACGTTAATAAGATAAGGTCTGAAGTATACACGCTCGGTATTGAAAATGATTCTCTTGGAAAAAGCAGATATCAGGTTAGCAAGAATATTGCCGAAAATGAGGTAAGTATTAATAAAAGGCTAGCTCAAGAATTAAAAGCGAAAACGGGAGATCAAGTATCAATTGAAAATAGGACACTTAGAGTGCGTGAAGTAATTGATGATATAGAAGGAGCAGGAATCGTAACCGATAAACTTATTTTATCTAGAAAAATTGTAAAACAAATAATATTGGAAAAGACAGGAGTTAATAATGAAGCAACTTATATTCAGATAAAGGCGAAAGTTGATGCTAATAAGATTTTCCTGGCAAATCAGATTAAGGAGCTTGACCCGTCTTTGAGAATTGATGTTGTAGAAGAAGACCCTATAATAAAGAAAAATTTAGAATACTTAAACGGATTTATTATTGTTCTTTCTATTCTTGTCCTGATTGTCACGTCATTAGTAGTAATTACAAATTTTGAAGTAGTGTTATATAAGTATAAAAATCAATTTGCTATTATGCGCTCAATAGGGGCAAGCAGAAACCAGATATTCAAGCTGGTTTGGATGCAAACAGGTCTCATTAATGCTACCGGAGCTTTACTGGGCTTCATTCTTGCATTAGGTTGTTATCAGCTCCTGCATGAAGGTCTGGAACAATTATTTTCATTTCAAAGTGAAAGTATCCAATTGCATTATAGTATAGCTATTCTGATCATGATTGTGAGTTTAGCATTAATACAGGCTTTCATGCTAGTACCTGCCTATAAAAGCACGAAAATACTGCCAATAAAAATCCTTCAAAGCAATGAAGAGAATGATTTCTCCGGTAAAAAATTCAGGAAGATCCTTGGAACCAGTATTTTAATAGCGTGTTTATCACTAATAGTATTCGGTATAGCAAATCGAGTTCCTCTCTACATTTTAGTTGCAGCTTTATTATTGGTCTTGGGTGTATTCCAATTGCTGCCTTTACTATTGCCTACGATCCTAGCACGTATTTCACCTTTAATTGGAATCGTATTTGGAAAACAGGCATATATTGCAATTCGAAATATGATTCCCCAAGTTAGAAGAAATACATTTGTCATACTAACAATTAGTACGATGATGATCATAGCAGTTTTTGGATCTGCTTTTTTTAATACGATCAAAACAAATGAGGAAAATTATCTGAAAGAACAATATCCAACAAATATCGTTCTAAAAAGCAGACTGGGTTCTCAATCTAATTTGCCTTTAACCGAACTACAAAATGAAATAAAGGAAGTAAATGGGGTTACAAGTTCTTATGCTACAACAGGTGTTGCAACAGCGGGTGTTGAGGTGAATGGAAAATTTAAGGATTTTGAATACCAATTGGTGGATATGAAAGAGATGTCAAGAGCAGGTTTCCTACCCGAACTGTCAAACGTAACTGGCAAGGAAATGATTGTCACTCAGGAATTTGCCGAAAAATATCATATTGAAAAAGGTGAAACTCTAAATCTGGGGCTTTATTCAGATGAAGCGCAAAAAATGATCCCGAATGGTACCTATACTGTATCAGGTATTGTAAAAGACTTTCCAGCAACGTTTACTGATGTAATTTTTGACCGAAGTAACAAAGCTTTTACTACAAAGTTTATTCACTTTGACAGTTTTTATATTAGCAGCAAAAATGAAAAGTCTACTCTGAAGGAAATAGCAACCTTGAAGCGCCAGTATCCCGAAATCCAAGTGAATAGTTATAAAACTTCGCTTAAAGAATCAAAATTAATGCTGTATCAGAGATGGCATATTTTTATTGCAGTGATTAATATTCTCCTTGTAAGTGTATGTATAGCTGTAATAAATACATTAATTAATAATGTATACTCGAAGAGAAAAGAACTGGCCATCCTGAGAACGTTATCTTTAAACCGGAATGGAATTACCAAAGTAATAATGACACAAATTTTTGTGTATATCTTACTTGGCCTGGGACTTGGCATGATATTAGGTATGCTAATGACCTATATTCTTAGCCTGATTGATGGTACTTCCATACACTTTGATTATTTGTATAGCGCTATCATTATTTGCGTTTTCATAGCAGTTATGAGTCTAATATTTATACCTTTTGCAAGAAGTATTGGTAAAACAAAGCTTTTCTTAGAGTTAGCACATGATAATAAGTAA
- a CDS encoding TldD/PmbA family protein, translating to MEIQEFKTMLFSEAQKSGFTDIEIYYEKKEVFGCQVYKGEIDQYEIAEDGGVSFRGMVNGKMGYAYSEKTDDTSIPFLLNNAKENATFMNDDSMEEIFAGSSQYEQRNFFCSSITDVSIPEKIQFIKDVERELFAQDPRIVATDYCSIRTESVTRNLANNKGLSLQDKINYLYVIVEAIAKDGEETKTSVEFEITKDFHQLNAKEIAKKAAEEAISQFGSRNIKSKDYSVLLRNDAAANLFATFSSNFSAENTQAGISSLNDKLGNQIASQKISIVDDPLLENGLASRTFDSEGVASKKLTLVQSGVLQSLLHNQKTAKKDQTETTGHAHKDSYKTAVKVGPSNLYIEPSTTSFEELLASMGEGILITNLSGLHSGANQISGDFSVAANGFFVKDGKISFPVNLMTIAGNFYQLLQNVEEIGSDLIFPLSPIGSPSVLIKSLSVTVE from the coding sequence ATGGAAATACAAGAATTTAAAACAATGCTTTTTAGTGAAGCACAAAAAAGTGGATTTACAGATATTGAAATTTATTATGAAAAGAAGGAAGTTTTTGGCTGCCAAGTGTACAAAGGGGAAATTGATCAATATGAAATTGCTGAAGACGGAGGCGTCTCATTCCGTGGGATGGTAAATGGTAAAATGGGCTATGCCTATTCAGAAAAAACAGATGATACATCCATCCCCTTCCTTTTAAATAATGCAAAAGAAAATGCAACGTTTATGAATGATGATAGTATGGAGGAAATTTTTGCCGGAAGCAGTCAATACGAACAAAGAAACTTTTTCTGCTCGTCCATTACCGATGTATCCATTCCTGAAAAAATACAATTTATCAAAGATGTGGAACGTGAATTATTTGCACAAGATCCAAGAATCGTCGCGACAGATTATTGTTCCATTCGGACGGAGTCGGTTACAAGAAATCTTGCCAATAATAAAGGTTTGTCATTACAAGATAAAATAAATTATTTGTATGTAATCGTGGAAGCCATCGCAAAAGACGGAGAGGAAACGAAAACATCAGTTGAATTTGAAATAACAAAAGACTTCCATCAGTTAAATGCAAAAGAAATCGCCAAAAAAGCTGCAGAGGAAGCTATCTCCCAATTTGGGTCTAGAAATATCAAGAGCAAAGATTATTCTGTTCTACTAAGAAATGATGCAGCCGCCAATCTATTCGCAACATTTTCGTCTAATTTTTCGGCTGAAAATACTCAAGCTGGAATTTCGTCATTGAATGATAAGCTTGGAAATCAAATTGCATCTCAAAAGATCTCGATTGTTGATGATCCACTCCTTGAAAATGGTCTTGCAAGCAGAACGTTTGATAGTGAGGGAGTTGCTTCCAAGAAACTTACCTTGGTACAATCAGGTGTTTTACAATCCTTACTTCATAATCAAAAAACAGCAAAAAAAGATCAAACAGAAACAACTGGCCATGCCCATAAAGATTCCTATAAAACGGCTGTCAAAGTGGGCCCATCCAATCTTTATATCGAGCCTTCAACTACATCATTTGAGGAGTTACTTGCTTCCATGGGTGAAGGCATATTAATCACTAATCTATCTGGCTTACACTCAGGAGCTAACCAAATTTCTGGTGACTTTTCAGTTGCAGCCAATGGATTCTTTGTAAAAGACGGTAAGATCAGCTTCCCAGTCAATTTAATGACAATTGCCGGCAATTTTTATCAATTATTGCAAAATGTTGAGGAAATTGGCTCTGATTTAATTTTCCCACTATCACCAATTGGTTCTCCATCAGTATTAATTAAATCGTTGTCTGTTACTGTAGAATAA
- a CDS encoding TldD/PmbA family protein, protein MFSQTVIEDVLGTALSTGGDFSEIFIEDRFTNNMTLQSGKIETCLSGRDFGIGIRVFKGLQSVYAYTTDFSKEGLIKAAKNAAQAIQGNTIIKLPPFVQESYGTNHPIQLMPQDVDKSRKVAIMKTAYDSAKDYHDSISQVTVRYMDEEQNVLIANSEGKYIEDKRVRSRLAIQAVAVRDNQMEAGSYGPGAHQGFEFFENLNTDHYAQEAARIAVTMLDASPCPSGKFPIIIDNEFGGVIFHEACGHGLEATSVAKNNSVFAGRIGEKVAPEIVTYIDDGTLPNEWGSLNIDDEGEKTRKNILIENGILKGYLIDKFNSRRMGMEATGSGRRQSFRFAPTSRMTNTYIAPGKSSPAEIIANTENGIYTKYMGGGQVNPATGDYNFAIMEAYEVKNGKLGRPLKGATLIGNGPKTLQLVDMVGNNLGHGTGMCGSLSGTIPVNVGQPMIRVSEITVGGTKGE, encoded by the coding sequence ATGTTTAGTCAAACTGTAATTGAAGATGTACTAGGAACAGCTTTATCAACAGGTGGGGATTTTTCTGAGATTTTCATTGAGGATCGATTTACCAACAACATGACCTTACAAAGTGGAAAAATAGAAACCTGTCTTTCAGGAAGGGATTTTGGGATTGGGATTCGCGTGTTTAAAGGATTGCAGAGTGTTTATGCTTATACAACTGACTTTAGTAAGGAAGGACTTATTAAAGCAGCCAAAAATGCAGCACAAGCCATTCAAGGAAATACGATTATTAAGCTACCTCCCTTTGTACAAGAATCCTATGGTACGAATCATCCTATTCAATTGATGCCACAAGATGTTGATAAATCTAGAAAAGTAGCCATCATGAAGACTGCCTATGATAGTGCAAAGGACTATCACGATAGTATTTCACAGGTTACTGTCCGGTATATGGACGAAGAACAAAATGTGCTGATAGCAAATTCAGAAGGAAAATATATCGAAGACAAACGAGTACGTTCAAGACTGGCCATTCAGGCTGTGGCAGTGCGTGACAACCAAATGGAAGCGGGCTCATATGGGCCAGGTGCACATCAAGGCTTTGAGTTCTTTGAAAATTTAAATACAGATCATTATGCACAAGAAGCAGCACGGATTGCCGTAACAATGTTGGATGCAAGTCCATGTCCAAGTGGAAAATTCCCTATCATTATCGATAACGAATTTGGCGGGGTTATTTTTCATGAAGCATGTGGACATGGATTAGAAGCTACCTCTGTTGCTAAAAACAACTCAGTATTTGCGGGGCGAATTGGAGAAAAGGTTGCTCCAGAAATCGTTACATACATTGATGATGGAACCCTTCCAAATGAATGGGGCTCTCTCAATATTGATGATGAAGGAGAAAAAACTCGAAAAAACATCCTGATTGAAAATGGGATTCTAAAAGGCTATTTAATTGATAAATTTAATTCAAGACGCATGGGGATGGAAGCAACCGGTTCAGGCAGAAGACAATCCTTCCGGTTTGCGCCAACATCTAGGATGACCAATACGTATATCGCACCAGGAAAATCAAGTCCTGCAGAAATTATTGCAAATACAGAAAATGGTATATATACAAAGTATATGGGCGGTGGCCAAGTCAACCCAGCTACTGGTGATTATAACTTTGCCATCATGGAGGCCTATGAAGTGAAAAATGGAAAGCTCGGAAGACCATTAAAAGGAGCTACTTTGATTGGAAATGGGCCAAAAACCTTACAGCTTGTCGATATGGTCGGAAATAATTTGGGTCATGGCACAGGGATGTGCGGTTCTCTAAGTGGAACTATTCCAGTGAATGTTGGTCAACCGATGATCCGTGTCAGCGAAATTACTGTCGGTGGGACAAAGGGGGAATAA
- a CDS encoding GIY-YIG nuclease family protein, with translation MDKNKRKELREEYKQIKTYMGVIQITNKTNGMIYVDSYPNLKNKWLTLQGQLEMGMFANSQLQKDWKELGSEAFTYEVLEKKESAEVTDMKWELKKIVKPWLEKLNPYGDSGYNKLPRN, from the coding sequence ATGGATAAGAATAAACGCAAGGAGTTGCGGGAGGAATACAAACAGATTAAGACTTACATGGGAGTTATCCAAATAACAAATAAGACAAACGGTATGATTTACGTTGACAGTTATCCTAACCTTAAAAATAAATGGTTAACTCTACAAGGTCAACTAGAGATGGGGATGTTTGCAAATTCGCAATTGCAAAAGGATTGGAAGGAACTGGGGTCCGAGGCATTCACTTATGAGGTGTTGGAGAAGAAGGAATCTGCTGAAGTTACCGACATGAAATGGGAGCTTAAGAAAATAGTTAAGCCTTGGTTGGAGAAACTGAATCCTTACGGAGATAGTGGATATAACAAGTTGCCAAGGAATTGA
- the psiE gene encoding phosphate-starvation-inducible protein PsiE, translating into MIKFKKDLANLSHFIPKALQMVLNISLVFLAIILSYLLVKELLIFSQILLENGSDDYKLFLANILIFFLYFEFITMIIKYFKEDYHFPIRYFIYIGITALVRIIIVDHEHPINTLFYSLAILVLIIGYFVINLTPRERPNSNWIFKK; encoded by the coding sequence ATGATTAAATTTAAAAAGGATTTAGCTAATTTATCCCACTTTATTCCTAAGGCTCTTCAGATGGTATTGAACATTTCTCTTGTATTCTTAGCAATTATTCTCTCTTATTTATTAGTTAAAGAGTTACTCATCTTTAGTCAAATTTTGTTAGAAAATGGTAGTGATGATTATAAGCTTTTTCTTGCCAATATCCTTATCTTCTTTTTATATTTTGAGTTTATTACGATGATAATTAAATATTTTAAAGAAGATTATCATTTTCCAATTAGATATTTCATCTACATTGGCATCACTGCCCTAGTAAGAATTATTATTGTTGATCACGAGCACCCAATAAATACATTATTCTATTCACTGGCAATTTTGGTTCTAATTATTGGGTATTTCGTTATTAATTTAACTCCGCGGGAGAGACCAAATAGTAACTGGATTTTTAAAAAGTAA
- a CDS encoding cytochrome c, whose product MNRLGATFSLTLLLLTGCSSGASTATLDGEAIYNKSCSTCHGAELQGAIGPALVSIKNKYTEADVLKLINEGSNRMPGHLVSEKEAEIVTKWLLKK is encoded by the coding sequence ATGAATCGACTTGGAGCTACTTTTTCACTTACGCTTTTACTTTTGACCGGCTGTTCATCAGGTGCTTCTACTGCCACTTTAGACGGAGAAGCAATCTATAATAAAAGTTGTTCAACCTGTCATGGGGCAGAATTACAGGGGGCAATTGGTCCGGCTTTAGTTTCTATTAAAAATAAATATACAGAAGCAGATGTACTGAAATTAATCAATGAGGGCTCTAACAGAATGCCTGGCCACCTAGTATCTGAAAAAGAAGCTGAGATTGTCACAAAATGGCTATTGAAAAAATAA
- a CDS encoding exonuclease SbcCD subunit D: MKFFHTADWHLGKLVQGVYMTEDQRHILKELIVAIEEEKPDAVIIAGDLYDRGVPPTEAVNLLDEVLETIVIKLKTPVIAIAGNHDSPSRLHFASKIMKANGCHIIGQISKDMEPIVLKDEHGEVHFHLVPYADPSIVRNVFEDEEIRTHNDAMKKMTETIAANMNPKARHVLVGHAFVTPHGEQQDNTSDSERPLAIGGAEHVDAIHFSNFHYTALGHLHQAHFVLNETIQYSGSPLKYSISEERHKKGYYIVELDAQGNTSLEKRLLTPLREMRTVEATMEDLLKHPINEDYVFVRLLDVTPVLSPMEKVRSVYPNAMHVERNMQHQAVKDGQEGTRVARHKMDDLTLFRAFYQEVKNTAVTEETEAIFTEVLQELMQDGNDKYKLAAKEIAATN, encoded by the coding sequence ATGAAGTTTTTTCATACAGCTGATTGGCATTTGGGCAAGCTTGTTCAAGGTGTGTATATGACAGAAGATCAGCGCCATATACTCAAGGAACTTATAGTGGCAATTGAAGAGGAAAAGCCGGATGCTGTTATCATTGCTGGGGATTTGTACGATCGCGGGGTCCCGCCGACGGAAGCGGTCAATCTATTAGACGAGGTGCTTGAAACGATTGTCATTAAACTGAAGACACCGGTTATCGCTATTGCGGGTAATCATGATAGCCCAAGTCGTCTCCATTTTGCTAGTAAGATTATGAAGGCAAATGGTTGTCATATTATTGGGCAAATTTCAAAGGATATGGAACCGATTGTTTTAAAAGACGAGCATGGTGAGGTTCACTTTCATCTTGTCCCATATGCGGATCCAAGTATTGTACGGAATGTTTTTGAGGATGAGGAAATACGCACACATAATGATGCAATGAAAAAGATGACCGAGACGATTGCAGCTAACATGAACCCTAAGGCGCGTCATGTATTGGTTGGACATGCCTTTGTTACACCGCACGGAGAACAACAGGATAATACCAGTGATTCGGAACGCCCACTTGCAATTGGTGGTGCAGAACATGTGGATGCGATTCATTTTTCAAATTTTCATTATACGGCACTTGGCCACTTGCACCAGGCGCATTTCGTGCTCAATGAAACGATTCAATATTCTGGGTCACCACTCAAATACTCTATTTCTGAGGAACGACATAAAAAGGGCTATTATATTGTCGAGTTAGACGCACAGGGTAATACATCCCTAGAAAAACGGTTGTTAACGCCACTTCGTGAGATGAGAACAGTTGAAGCGACCATGGAAGACCTTTTAAAACATCCAATAAATGAGGATTACGTGTTTGTTCGTCTTTTAGATGTAACTCCGGTTCTATCGCCGATGGAAAAGGTGCGGTCCGTTTATCCGAATGCAATGCATGTTGAGCGAAACATGCAACATCAGGCAGTAAAGGACGGTCAAGAAGGCACGCGAGTTGCACGACATAAAATGGATGACTTAACTCTTTTCAGAGCCTTTTATCAGGAAGTGAAAAATACAGCTGTAACAGAGGAAACAGAAGCTATTTTTACAGAAGTTCTTCAGGAACTAATGCAGGATGGAAATGATAAGTATAAGCTGGCCGCGAAAGAAATAGCTGCAACAAACTAA